From the Bradyrhizobium ontarionense genome, the window GCGTCGAGCGGCTGTTCTGCAAGAACGAGCGCGCCGTGATCCGGACGCATCTGTCATCCGGCGAGCCGTTCACGATCGTGCCGGTCGCGGCGATCCTGGTGGCGAGCATCCGCCTGCACGCGCTCGACCGCGTATTGAACGCGCAGACCGAGCGGCCGCTCGCCTACGTCTGTAACAACAATGTGCGCAAGGGCGACGAGCTCGGCTGGTTCGAGCACGGCTCGACCATCATCCTGCTCGCGCCCGGCGACTTCGCCTTCTGCCCCAGCGTCGCGGAGGGCGCGCGAATCCGCGCCGGCCTGCCACTGTGGCGCAGGCGCGTCGCCGCGGACGGAATGTAGGGCGCGTCCCGGCGGAATCTCGATTTCGTCGTTGCGAATGCCTATATCGGTGCGTTCAACTGGCGAATCGGACCGCTGGAGTTGCGGTCTCTGGCTCGGGAGAGGCGATGGCGAGAGCGCCGATCATGGCGGCAGGTGGCATCGTGCTGCGGCGGGAGCAACCGCCGCGGATCGCGGTGGTGCGCCTGCGCAAGCGCGACGAATGGGTGCTGCCCAAGGGCAAGCTCGACGACGGCGAGACGCCGCGCGAGGCGGCCAAGCGCGAGGTGCTGGAGGAAACCGGCCACAAGGTCACCGTGCACGAGTTCCTCGGCACCTTGGTCTACGACACCGGCACGCGCTCCAAGGTCGTGCATTACTGGCGCATGGAAGCGGCTGCTGAACCGTCGGGGCCGCTGATGGACGACGTCCGTGCCGTCGACTGGTTGCCGCTCGATGCCGCGGTCGCGCGGCTGTCGCGCGATCATGAAAGGACGTTCCTGGAGACGGTCGGGCCTTATGCGCTGGCCGGACTGATCCGCAAGACCAGGGCGAAGCCGACGCCGGAGCTGGCCAGGGCGGCGGAAAAGACCGTGGACAAGGCGGCGGCCGAAGAGCTCGTGGCAGCGAAGGAAGCTGTTGCCGAAAAGCCTGCGGCGGCGAAGAAGCGCCGCAACCGCGTCACGGAGCCGCCTGTGCCTGCGTCGCCTGCCGAGATTGCCGTCGTCACCGCAGCCAAGCCCGACGCGCCGGCGCCCGAGGTCGGGCCGGTACCGGCCGCGACCGCCACGGCGGAGTCGGAGGCCCGGCCGGCCCGGTCCGATACCGAGGCGCCGGCGCCGTCCGAGGCCGGTGCGACGGTCGCGCCGCAGTCCGCCGAAGCGGAGCGCGTGCCGGAGGATGTCGAGCGGGTGGAAGCTGTCGTGGCCGCGATCAAATCGCTCGTTCCCGATCGTCCGGCGTCGAGCGGCGGAGCAGCCGGCGCCGTGCCGACGGACGCCGTGCCGACACGAGAGACCGGCAGCTCTGTGCCGGAGCCTTCCGATACGGATCGCGAGGCTGCCGACGATTCGGACGGCAACGGAGCATCGGCGGGGGAGCCTCGCCTCACCTTGGCCCAGAAGATGCGAGCCTGGCTCGGCCGTGCCGCGTAAGACGTCCGGCGGACGGGCCTGCCACCTATGATGCTTCACGATCTGGCTGCACTGGCGGCCGCGCTCGCCATCGCTGTCAGCAACTTCATCGCGCCGTCGGCGGTGCGCCAGCTTGGTCCGGTCGTGTTCAACGCGATACGCCTCGGGGCGGCGCTTCTGACGATGCTGGCTGTTGTCGCGCTGAGAGGCCGCTGGGCGCAGCCGTCCGGTGATCAGATGCTGATGCTGGCAGCATCGAGCCTGCTCGGCGTCGTTGTCGCGGACTCCTGTTTCTATGCTGCGCTGGCCCGGCTGGGGCCGCGCCTGACCGCCGTGGTCTATGCCAGCTGGGCCGCATTCGCGGCCGTGCTCGGCTATCTCCTGCTCGGTGAGACGCTGTCGGCGATCAAGATCGTTGGCGTGGGTTGTATCGTGGGTGGCGTCTGCGTCGCGATCATTTTCAGACAGCCCGGCGCGATCTCTCAGGAGACGCACGGGTCGGTCGGAGCCGGCATCCTGTTCGGTCTGGCGGCCGCGTTGTTCGCGGCGGCCGCTGTCCTGACGGCGCGGCCCGTGATGGCTGCGGGTCTGGATCCGGCATTGGCCACGTCCATTCGCGCCGCGATCGGATTGGCAGCTTTGCTCGCCTTGTCCGCCATGCCGGGCTTCCGCAGCACGTTGCCGGTGGATCGATCGGTCGTCGTGCGATCCGCGCTGAGCGGCGTGCTCGGGATGGGCGTCGGCATGACACTCGTCCTGTTTGCACTCGCGAGTCGGCCCGTCGGGATCGTTTCCGGCCTGTCGTCGACGACTCCCGTCATGATCCTGCCGCTGCTGTGGTGGAGCACCGGGCTCAGGCCCGCGCCAACTGCCTGGCTGGGCGCCGTCCTGGCCGTGTCGGGCGTCGTCGCCATCACCAGCGGATTTTGAGTCTGCCGCGCAGGTGCCGGACCGCGGACGCGCTTGCCGCACTCTCTCCTTGGTTGGCGCCGTTGCGTAACATCTCTCCATGCTTCCGCCCCACGCTGTCCGGATTTTCCTAGGAGAAGCATGGCGCCGCCCGCGAGGGGGCGCAGATTGGTCGGCGTGAGGCGGTCCGGGCATGGTCGAAATCGACATCGCGGCTTTCATGAGATCATGCACTCCGGTCGCCATCACCCGTTTGGCCATGCTCTGCGCGGCGCTCGGCTTGTCCGGCTGCGCGACGGCGCCGATGACGCAGAGCGGAGCGCTCGCGTCGTATCAGACATTGTCGCCGTCGAATGGCGTGCTCGCCAAGTCGCTGCTCAACGTCGACAAGGACACCGTGCTCGCGGCGCAGACGGTGCGGATCATGCCGACATCCTTTTCCGGTGATGCGGGGGCGGTTCTGTCGGAGCCCCAGCGCAGGCTGGTCGCAAATGCCGTCGATCGCGCGCTGTGTCTCAATCTGAGCGAACGCTTCGCGGTCGTGGCGCCCAATGAACGGGCCGACCTGACGACGCGCACCTTCATCACCCAGGCGACGCCGACCGATCCGATTGCCGCCGGCGCGTCCAAGGTCGTGTCGGCGGTGCCCGGCGCGCTTGGTGTTCCCGTCCCGGTGCCGCGGCTGCCGATCGGGCTCGGCAGTCTCAGCATCGAAGCCGAAGCGCTCGATCGCAAGGGCCGGCAGCAGGCCGCGATGGTGTGGGCGCGCGGCGCCAACTCGTTCACGAACTCGCCGGTGCTGTCGCAAGCCGGTGACGCCTACGATCTCGCCAGTTCCTTCAGTGCCGATTTCGGCCAGATGCTGGTGACGGGCGAGACGCCGTTCGGCAAGGCGCCGAAGCTGCCGTCGATCGAGCGGATCGGCGCTGCCCTCGGCGGCAAGCCAAAAAACGCCGCGTGCGAGGCGTTCGGCAGGGATCCCGGACTAGTCGGCATGGTCGCCAACCGGCTCGGCGCTCCGCCGGAATGGGTCGACAACGGCGCTGCTCCGCAGGATGCGCAGGCCAGCGCGCAGATGGCGAAACGGTAGTCGTCGTGAGCTTCGGCCAAATTGAATGGGCCACTTGCACATATCGCGGCTGACTTGCGCGTCAGTGTCCGGCGTAGCAAGGCAGAATAGACACCCGAAGAGGATTGAGCAAGATACGCTACCGCGCATTCAATGCATGCTGTAAACCGGCCGCGGCTTTTTCTCAGGAGGATTGGCATGAGGGGTCGCATCGCCGCGCTCGCCACTCTGGTTTCGTGCTTGGCAGTACCCGCTTTGGCGCAATCGCCGCGTCTACCGGCAATTCCACCTGCGAGCTACGACGATGCGCAGAAGAAGGCTGCCGCGGAGTTCGAGGCGGCCATCAAGAGGCCGCCATACGGACCCTTCGAGAAGTTGATGTACAGCCCCGAAGTAATGGTCGCCGCCCGGGAGATGGGCAGTTATCTGCGCCGCAAGTCGGCTATCGGCACGACCTTGAGCGAACTCGTGATCCTCGTGACCGCCCGCGAATGGTCACAGGATTTCGAATGGAGTTCGCATGCTCCGATTGCCCTGGAAGCCGGTATCGCCAAGGCGACCGTGGACGCGATCGCAGACGGTCGTCGCCCCCAGGGCATGAGCGCCGACGAGGAGATTTGTTACGACTTCTCGATCGAGCTTCTCCGCAACAAACGCGTGTCGGACGCGACCTATGAGCGGGCCAAGTCCCGCTTCGGCGACAAGGGCGTCCTCGATCTCACGTCGATCAGTGGCTATTACACGTTCATAGCGATGGTACTGAACGCCGCCCGAGCGCCGGCCAGAGAGAAGCTATCGCGTTTCCCGGATTGAGCACGTGCGAAGATCTCGGTCAGGCGGCGGGCGCTACGCGCGCGTCGGACCGAGGCCTGGTCTGGGTCATTTGCGTCCTCAATCGTATGGTTCTTGGAGGACTCTAGCGTGCGACTGGCACGTGCCCCGACTCCGACGTCCGTCTCAGTTCGTCGAGCAGGCACGTGGAAGCCTGGGATAAGCCCTGGCAGGGACGAGATGTCCGCTACTCCCGCGCCAGCGCGATCGCCGGATCGAGCCGCGAGGCGCTGCGGGCGGGCATGTAGCCGAAGCCGATGCCGATCGCCATCGACGTGATGGCGGCGCCGGCCATCGCGAGCGGCGAATAGATCAGTTGGAAGCCCATATCGAGGGCGTTGAAGACGGTGCCGAATCCGACCGCCAGCGCAAGCCCGAGTGCTCCGCCGAGCATGCAGATCAGCACGGCCTCGATCAGGAACTGCATCAGGATGTCGCTGCGCCGTGCGCCGACCGCCATGCGCACGCCGATCTCGCCGACGCGCTCGGACACCGACACCAGCATGATGTTCATGACGCCGATGCCGCCGACCAGTAGCGAGATGACCGCGATGGCCGCGACCAGCAGGGTCAGCACCTGGGTCGTGCTCTCGACGGTCTTGCGGATGTCATCGGTATTGAGCACGAAGAAGTCCTTGGTGTTGTGCCGCTCGGTCAGCAGCGCCGTCGCGGCGCGCTCGGCCGCCGCCATCGGCGTCGCCTCGTCGACGCGAACGCTGATGCTGCGCAGGACCTGGTTGCCGAGGAAGCGGGCCTGCACGGTGGTGTAGGGCAGATAGACGATCGGCGTGGAGCTGGAGCCGAACCCGGCCTGCTGCTGCTTGGTGACACCGATGACGCGGCAGGGCACCTTGCCGATCAGGATCACGCTGCCGAGCGGGCTGACGTCGGAATCGGGAAACAGGGCCTTGCGCGCATTGTCGTCGATCACGGCGTCCTGGGCGTAGGAGCGCACGGTATCGGCATCGAGATAGCTGCCTTCGGCGAGCTCGGTGTTCTTGACGCGGAAATACTGCTCGCCGACGCCCGAGATCTGGGCGCTGACCTCGATCGCGCCGAACCGCAGGGTGCTGGTGGTCGAGACCGTCGGCGAGATCGCATCGACATAAGGCTGTTGGGCCATGACCTTGGCATCCGCGAGCACCAGCGTCCTGATCTTGCTGGACCGGGTGTCGCCGAAATCCTTGCCGGGAAAGAACTCCAGCGTGTTGGTGCCGAGCCGGTTGATGTTCTCCAGCACCCGCGCCTGCGAGCCGCGGCCGAGCGCCAGCACCATGACGACGGAGGCGACGCCGATGATGATGCCGAGCATGGTGAGGAAGGCGCGCAGCCGGTGCGCATTCATGGCGAGCAGCGCCATCCGTGCTGCCTCGCGGAAGCGGTCGAGATGACTGCGCCACCACGACGGCGCCGGTGCTGCGGCGTTGTCGGTCGCGGTGGTGGCCGCAGCGCCGGGCGCGCGCGGATTGAGCCTGTCCGAAATGACGTTGCCGTCTTCGAGCTCGATGATGCGGCGCGCGCGCTGCGCGACGCCGGAATCATGCGTGACGATGATCACCGTGCGCCCGGAGGCGCTGATCTCGTCGAGGATGCGCAGAACCTCCTCGCCGCTTGCGCGGTCGAGCGCGCCGGTCGGCTCGTCGGCCAGGATCACATCGGGATCGTTGACCAGCGCGCGGGCGATCGAGACCCGCTGCTGCTGGCCGCCCGAGAGTTGCCCCGGCCTGTGATCGGTGCGGCCGCCCATGCCGAGCCGCTGCAGCAGCGCCTCGGCCTTGAGGCGCCGCGCCGCCGGGCCAAGTCCCGCATAGATGGCGGGCACCTCGGCATTCTGCGTGGCGGTGAGCTCGCCGAGCAGATGGTAGCGCTGGAAGATGAAGCCGAAATGCTCGCGCCGCAGCGCTGCCAGTTCGTCCGGATCGAGCGAGTTCATCTCACGGCCGGCGATCCGGTAGCTGCCGGAGGTCGGACGGTCCAGACAGCCGAGGATGTTCATGAGGGTCGACTTGCCGGAGCCCGACTGACCGATGATCGCGACCATCTCGCCGCGCGCGATCTGGATGTCGACCGCGCGCAACGCATGGACCGTGCCTTCGCCGGACGCGTAGCGCCGTCCGACCTTCTGCAGGTCGATCAGCACCTCCGTCATCACGGACCTCCGGCGGAGGACGGCGGCGGCATCACGGTTCGCTTCGCGCTCTCCTCGGGCGCGGAGATCACGACCCGCTCGCCTTCGCGCAGGCCGGACTGCACCTCGGCCCTGATCTTGTTGTTGAGGCCGATGCGCACCGCGCGCTTCTCCGCCGTGCCCGCACCATTGAGCACGCGGACGTTATAGCTGCCGTCCGCATTCTCGCTGCTCAGGGATGACGAGGCGATCGTCAGCACCTTCCGCGCTTCGCCGAGCAGGATGTGGACCTCGGCGGTCATGTAGGTCATCAGCCGCCCGTCCGGATTGGCGACGTCGAACACACCGTTGTAGTAGATCGCCGACGACGTCGAGGACG encodes:
- a CDS encoding NUDIX domain-containing protein; protein product: MARAPIMAAGGIVLRREQPPRIAVVRLRKRDEWVLPKGKLDDGETPREAAKREVLEETGHKVTVHEFLGTLVYDTGTRSKVVHYWRMEAAAEPSGPLMDDVRAVDWLPLDAAVARLSRDHERTFLETVGPYALAGLIRKTRAKPTPELARAAEKTVDKAAAEELVAAKEAVAEKPAAAKKRRNRVTEPPVPASPAEIAVVTAAKPDAPAPEVGPVPAATATAESEARPARSDTEAPAPSEAGATVAPQSAEAERVPEDVERVEAVVAAIKSLVPDRPASSGGAAGAVPTDAVPTRETGSSVPEPSDTDREAADDSDGNGASAGEPRLTLAQKMRAWLGRAA
- a CDS encoding DMT family transporter; the encoded protein is MMLHDLAALAAALAIAVSNFIAPSAVRQLGPVVFNAIRLGAALLTMLAVVALRGRWAQPSGDQMLMLAASSLLGVVVADSCFYAALARLGPRLTAVVYASWAAFAAVLGYLLLGETLSAIKIVGVGCIVGGVCVAIIFRQPGAISQETHGSVGAGILFGLAAALFAAAAVLTARPVMAAGLDPALATSIRAAIGLAALLALSAMPGFRSTLPVDRSVVVRSALSGVLGMGVGMTLVLFALASRPVGIVSGLSSTTPVMILPLLWWSTGLRPAPTAWLGAVLAVSGVVAITSGF
- a CDS encoding DUF3313 domain-containing protein; this encodes MVEIDIAAFMRSCTPVAITRLAMLCAALGLSGCATAPMTQSGALASYQTLSPSNGVLAKSLLNVDKDTVLAAQTVRIMPTSFSGDAGAVLSEPQRRLVANAVDRALCLNLSERFAVVAPNERADLTTRTFITQATPTDPIAAGASKVVSAVPGALGVPVPVPRLPIGLGSLSIEAEALDRKGRQQAAMVWARGANSFTNSPVLSQAGDAYDLASSFSADFGQMLVTGETPFGKAPKLPSIERIGAALGGKPKNAACEAFGRDPGLVGMVANRLGAPPEWVDNGAAPQDAQASAQMAKR
- a CDS encoding carboxymuconolactone decarboxylase family protein: MRGRIAALATLVSCLAVPALAQSPRLPAIPPASYDDAQKKAAAEFEAAIKRPPYGPFEKLMYSPEVMVAAREMGSYLRRKSAIGTTLSELVILVTAREWSQDFEWSSHAPIALEAGIAKATVDAIADGRRPQGMSADEEICYDFSIELLRNKRVSDATYERAKSRFGDKGVLDLTSISGYYTFIAMVLNAARAPAREKLSRFPD
- a CDS encoding MacB family efflux pump subunit gives rise to the protein MTEVLIDLQKVGRRYASGEGTVHALRAVDIQIARGEMVAIIGQSGSGKSTLMNILGCLDRPTSGSYRIAGREMNSLDPDELAALRREHFGFIFQRYHLLGELTATQNAEVPAIYAGLGPAARRLKAEALLQRLGMGGRTDHRPGQLSGGQQQRVSIARALVNDPDVILADEPTGALDRASGEEVLRILDEISASGRTVIIVTHDSGVAQRARRIIELEDGNVISDRLNPRAPGAAATTATDNAAAPAPSWWRSHLDRFREAARMALLAMNAHRLRAFLTMLGIIIGVASVVMVLALGRGSQARVLENINRLGTNTLEFFPGKDFGDTRSSKIRTLVLADAKVMAQQPYVDAISPTVSTTSTLRFGAIEVSAQISGVGEQYFRVKNTELAEGSYLDADTVRSYAQDAVIDDNARKALFPDSDVSPLGSVILIGKVPCRVIGVTKQQQAGFGSSSTPIVYLPYTTVQARFLGNQVLRSISVRVDEATPMAAAERAATALLTERHNTKDFFVLNTDDIRKTVESTTQVLTLLVAAIAVISLLVGGIGVMNIMLVSVSERVGEIGVRMAVGARRSDILMQFLIEAVLICMLGGALGLALAVGFGTVFNALDMGFQLIYSPLAMAGAAITSMAIGIGFGYMPARSASRLDPAIALARE